The following proteins are encoded in a genomic region of Bufo bufo chromosome 11, aBufBuf1.1, whole genome shotgun sequence:
- the CHST14 gene encoding carbohydrate sulfotransferase 14, giving the protein MYPRPLYQMAAESPPGHHRAPAALRRAHSTLLPSMLMFGVIVASSGLLLMIERGILAEVKTPPPRGDVAWRSRTRELEAEELELQILRDVRNRTTSRVCGHQSMPMPSVWALPPGQRRTLLKHIIVNDKYKFLYCYVPKVACSNWKRVLKVLDGSLESLDSRLKMDHQKDLVFLADLSVQQIKHRLRHYYKFLFVREPLERLLSAYRNKFGEIKEYQQRYGLEIVRRYRQDPAAASSKGDDVTFSEFLRYLLDEDAEKMNEHWMPIYNLCQPCAVPYDFIGSYERLGEDANQVLEAIGAPSYIRFPERQAWYKPVTKETLRYFLCNTPQGLLRELLPKYIMDYSLFAYTLPNITSQYCRQ; this is encoded by the coding sequence ATGTATCCTCGCCCGCTCTACCAGATGGCGGCAGAGAGCCCCCCGGGTCACCACCGAGCGCCCGCCGCCCTCCGCCGCGCCCACAGCACCCTGCTGCCGTCCATGCTGATGTTCGGGGTGATCGTGGCGTCCAGCGGGCTGCTCCTGATGATAGAGCGGGGGATCCTGGCCGAGGTGAAGACCCCTCCTCCCCGCGGGGACGTGGCGTGGCGGAGCCGCACCCGGGAGCTGGAGGCCGAGGAGCTGGAGCTGCAGATCCTGCGGGACGTCCGGAACCGCACCACCAGCCGGGTGTGCGGGCACCAGAGCATGCCTATGCCCAGTGTGtgggcgctgccgcccggccagaGGAGGACCCTGCTCAAGCACATCATCGTCAACGACAAGTACAAGTTCCTGTACTGCTACGTGCCCAAGGTGGCCTGCTCCAACTGGAAGAGGGTCCTGAAGGTGCTGGACGGCAGCCTGGAGAGCCTGGACTCCCGGCTGAAGATGGACCACCAGAAGGACCTGGTCTTCTTGGCTGACCTGTCCGTCCAGCAGATCAAGCATCGCCTGCGCCATTACTACAAGTTCCTGTTCGTGCGGGAGCCGCTGGAGCGCCTGCTGTCCGCCTACCGGAACAAGTTCGGGGAGATCAAGGAGTACCAGCAGCGCTACGGCCTGGAGATCGTCCGCCGCTACCGGCAGGACCCCGCCGCCGCCTCTTCCAAGGGGGATGACGTCACCTTCTCAGAGTTCCTCCGGTACCTGCTGGACGAGGACGCGGAGAAGATGAACGAGCACTGGATGCCCATCTACAACCTGTGCCAGCCCTGTGCCGTGCCCTACGACTTCATAGGCAGCTatgagaggctgggggaggaCGCCAACCAGGTGCTGGAGGCCATCGGTGCCCCCAGCTACATCCGGTTCCCCGAGAGACAAGCCTGGTACAAGCCGGTCACCAAAGAGACCCTCCGTTACTTCCTGTGTAACACCCCGCAGGGGCTGCTCAGGGAGCTGCTGCCCAAGTACATCATGGACTACTCCTTATTCGCCTATACCCTGCCCAATatcaccagtcaatactgcaggcaGTAA